The following proteins are co-located in the Pseudoalteromonas sp. N1230-9 genome:
- the recJ gene encoding single-stranded-DNA-specific exonuclease RecJ, whose translation MEKIIQVRPRVDDSYLPHHLHPVIKQIYASRQVQDAKELDNSAATLHDFKLFKDIDKAVLLLQDALASQSRVLIVGDFDADGATSTATLMQGLAMFGLQNLDYLVPDRFSLGYGLSPALAEQIVTMQPELVITVDNGISCIDGIAIVKQAGIKVLVTDHHLQGEALPNADAIVNPNRHDCSFPSKSIAGVGVAFYLLIALRSHLREQGYFQHNPMPNLAELLDIVALGTVADVVALDANNRTLVHQGLARIRSGKTRPGISALIEVANRNAARLSASDFGFSLAPRLNAAGRLDDMSLGIACLLSNDINQARRIAGELDSLNHERREIEQGMQTEAQAVLDRLAFKTESVPDAICLYQADWHQGVIGILAGRLKEKYHRPTVIFAAGDNGEIKGSCRSIEGLHMRDLLERVNTLYPHLISKFGGHAMAAGLSINEQCFTEFKTVFEQMVTDTLTDEHKQSILLTDGELPNDCFSMEFANQLKNAGPWGQQFPEPVFEHVFEVIQQRIVGEKHLKLVLKHQSGRLVDGIAFGVDVRAWPDTEVRYVKAAYQLDINEFRGKFSLQLIIRELQKVT comes from the coding sequence ATGGAAAAAATAATCCAAGTTCGCCCTCGTGTTGATGACTCATATCTTCCACATCACTTACATCCTGTTATCAAGCAAATTTATGCCTCTCGTCAGGTTCAAGATGCCAAAGAATTAGATAATAGTGCAGCAACATTACATGACTTTAAGCTGTTTAAAGACATAGACAAAGCTGTGTTGTTATTACAAGACGCGCTGGCATCACAAAGCCGTGTGCTAATAGTGGGTGACTTTGATGCCGACGGTGCAACGAGCACCGCAACCTTGATGCAAGGTTTGGCTATGTTTGGTTTACAGAACCTTGACTATTTAGTGCCGGACAGGTTTAGCCTTGGTTATGGTTTGAGCCCTGCACTTGCTGAGCAAATCGTGACAATGCAGCCTGAGCTGGTGATTACCGTCGATAATGGTATCTCCTGTATTGATGGCATTGCGATTGTAAAGCAAGCAGGTATTAAAGTGCTGGTCACTGATCATCACTTGCAAGGTGAGGCATTACCAAATGCCGATGCGATAGTGAACCCTAATCGCCATGACTGCTCTTTCCCATCAAAATCCATTGCTGGGGTTGGCGTGGCGTTCTATTTATTAATTGCACTGCGCAGCCATTTACGTGAACAAGGGTATTTTCAGCATAATCCAATGCCTAATTTGGCCGAATTACTTGATATTGTTGCTCTTGGCACTGTAGCTGATGTAGTTGCGCTTGATGCCAATAACCGCACCTTAGTGCATCAAGGTTTAGCACGTATTCGTAGTGGTAAAACACGACCTGGTATTAGTGCCCTTATCGAAGTGGCAAATCGCAATGCAGCCCGTTTAAGTGCCAGCGACTTTGGCTTTTCATTGGCGCCACGTTTAAATGCAGCAGGGCGTTTAGATGATATGAGTTTAGGTATAGCCTGCTTGTTATCTAATGATATAAACCAAGCACGCCGAATTGCTGGTGAGCTCGACAGCCTCAATCATGAGCGCCGTGAAATAGAGCAAGGCATGCAAACGGAGGCACAAGCTGTGCTTGACCGTTTAGCATTTAAAACTGAGTCAGTACCTGATGCCATTTGTTTATACCAAGCCGATTGGCACCAAGGTGTGATAGGCATATTGGCTGGGCGCTTAAAAGAGAAGTATCACCGTCCTACGGTTATTTTTGCCGCTGGCGATAACGGCGAAATAAAAGGCTCTTGCCGCTCTATTGAAGGGCTGCATATGCGTGACTTATTAGAGCGAGTAAATACACTCTATCCGCATTTGATAAGTAAATTTGGTGGTCATGCTATGGCGGCCGGACTGAGTATCAATGAGCAGTGTTTTACTGAATTTAAAACCGTGTTTGAGCAAATGGTGACAGACACACTGACTGATGAGCATAAACAAAGCATTTTGCTAACCGACGGTGAACTGCCCAATGACTGCTTTTCGATGGAGTTCGCCAATCAGCTAAAAAATGCAGGACCTTGGGGGCAGCAATTTCCAGAACCTGTGTTTGAACATGTTTTCGAAGTAATACAGCAGCGTATTGTCGGTGAAAAGCACTTAAAACTGGTTTTAAAGCATCAATCAGGGCGCTTAGTTGACGGTATTGCATTTGGTGTTGACGTACGAGCATGGCCAGACACTGAAGTGAGATACGTCAAAGCTGCTTATCAGCTCGATATAAATGAATTCCGTG
- the dsbC gene encoding bifunctional protein-disulfide isomerase/oxidoreductase DsbC, with protein MKKLVLATALLGTSLNVIANGVSTTDVADAPIIAKFAELGVTVKQVNPSPVAGLKELITDKGVLYASPDGQFLMQGTLIDLENRVNLTEHALSDVRKAGIAEYEDSMIVYKAKNEKHSITVFTDITCGYCRKLHRELDDFLDAGITVKYLAFPRGGLRGKGYQDLMNVWCAKDPAEALTEAKAGADVAAVEGCSAPIAEHYQLGQSFGMSGTPAIILEDGTMIPGYQSAAQISQALDALPKTSS; from the coding sequence ATGAAAAAGTTAGTTTTAGCCACGGCATTGCTTGGCACAAGTCTTAATGTGATTGCCAATGGTGTATCGACCACCGACGTTGCAGATGCGCCTATCATCGCTAAATTTGCCGAATTAGGTGTAACCGTAAAGCAAGTAAATCCAAGCCCTGTCGCTGGTCTTAAAGAACTGATTACAGATAAAGGGGTACTTTACGCAAGCCCTGATGGTCAATTTTTAATGCAAGGTACATTAATCGATCTAGAAAATCGCGTAAACCTAACAGAACATGCATTAAGCGATGTACGTAAAGCCGGTATTGCTGAATATGAAGATTCAATGATTGTTTACAAAGCAAAGAATGAGAAACACTCAATTACCGTATTTACTGATATCACCTGTGGTTACTGTCGTAAATTACACCGTGAATTAGATGACTTTTTAGATGCAGGTATCACAGTTAAATACCTTGCTTTCCCACGTGGTGGTTTACGTGGAAAAGGTTACCAAGATTTAATGAATGTATGGTGTGCAAAAGACCCTGCTGAAGCGCTTACAGAAGCCAAAGCGGGTGCAGATGTTGCCGCTGTTGAAGGGTGCAGTGCGCCAATAGCAGAGCATTACCAATTAGGTCAAAGCTTTGGTATGTCAGGTACGCCGGCTATTATTTTAGAAGATGGTACGATGATCCCCGGTTATCAATCAGCTGCGCAAATCAGCCAAGCACTTGATGCATTGCCAAAAACATCTTCATAA
- the xerD gene encoding site-specific tyrosine recombinase XerD: MTANNAEHLELFLDTLYLEQGVSENTLAAYRSDLEKFCQFLKDKDLLAVSNEDIEAYLAYRVDLGLKSRSTARSISALKRFYQYFVREKAIADSPMVNIAQPKAGQSLPKTLSEAEVEALLGAPDIEDPMGLRDKAMLELLYATGLRVTELVGLRMEQINLRQAVVFVKGKGNKERLVPLGEEAMYWLEQFLKVGRSHMIKHATDFVFPSKRGIGMTRQTFWHRIKHYAILASVESPLSPHTLRHAFATHLLNHGADLRVVQMMLGHSDLSTTQIYTHVANERLKSVHEQHHPRA, encoded by the coding sequence ATAACAGCAAATAACGCCGAACATTTAGAGTTATTTTTAGATACGCTGTATCTTGAGCAGGGAGTCAGCGAAAATACACTCGCGGCTTATCGCAGCGACCTTGAAAAGTTTTGTCAATTTTTAAAAGATAAAGATCTTCTAGCTGTGAGTAATGAAGATATTGAAGCGTATTTAGCATATCGCGTTGATTTAGGGCTAAAATCACGCAGTACCGCGCGTAGTATTAGCGCACTTAAACGTTTTTATCAGTATTTTGTTCGCGAAAAAGCGATAGCTGATTCGCCGATGGTCAATATTGCTCAGCCAAAAGCAGGGCAGTCATTACCTAAAACGCTGTCTGAAGCCGAGGTTGAAGCACTCCTTGGTGCTCCTGATATCGAAGATCCAATGGGGCTTCGCGATAAAGCTATGCTTGAGCTTTTATATGCTACAGGACTTCGTGTTACAGAGCTAGTGGGGCTTCGAATGGAGCAGATTAACTTGCGTCAAGCTGTGGTGTTTGTAAAAGGTAAAGGTAATAAAGAACGTTTAGTTCCCCTAGGTGAAGAAGCCATGTATTGGCTTGAACAGTTTTTAAAAGTGGGCCGTTCACATATGATTAAGCATGCCACTGATTTTGTGTTTCCATCTAAACGTGGAATCGGCATGACACGACAAACCTTTTGGCATCGTATTAAACACTATGCTATTTTGGCATCAGTTGAATCGCCATTATCACCACATACGCTGCGTCATGCGTTTGCAACGCATTTGCTTAATCATGGAGCTGATTTGAGGGTGGTACAAATGATGTTAGGTCATAGTGACTTATCAACAACCCAAATTTATACCCATGTAGCCAATGAGAGATTGAAGTCGGTACACGAGCAACATCACCCACGTGCGTAG
- the fldB gene encoding flavodoxin FldB codes for MQIGLFYGSTTCYTEIAAEKIRDIIGQDIVSLHNIKDEPLKNAEQFDFVIFGISTWDFGELQEDWESIWDDIKDVNLNGKTVALFGMGDQQGYGQWFQDALGMLHDEICDQAITLLGKWPNDDSYEFEASKALTEDGKQFVGLALDEDSQYELSDERIASWVEQVMTEYSESL; via the coding sequence ATGCAGATTGGTTTATTTTATGGTTCTACAACCTGCTACACAGAAATAGCAGCTGAAAAAATTCGCGATATTATCGGCCAAGACATAGTGAGTCTTCACAATATCAAAGATGAGCCATTAAAAAATGCTGAGCAATTCGATTTTGTTATTTTCGGCATTTCAACGTGGGACTTCGGTGAATTACAGGAAGATTGGGAATCAATCTGGGACGACATTAAAGATGTTAACCTAAATGGTAAAACCGTGGCTCTGTTTGGTATGGGCGATCAACAAGGTTACGGCCAGTGGTTTCAAGATGCGCTCGGTATGTTACACGATGAAATTTGTGACCAAGCGATCACTTTATTAGGTAAGTGGCCAAATGATGACAGTTATGAATTCGAAGCTTCAAAAGCACTCACTGAAGATGGTAAACAGTTTGTTGGCTTAGCACTTGATGAAGACAGTCAATATGAACTGAGCGATGAACGCATTGCCTCGTGGGTTGAGCAAGTCATGACTGAGTACAGCGAAAGCTTGTAA
- a CDS encoding DUF2147 domain-containing protein, with the protein MLRLSITLSALLFSQYTFAALSPVGLWKTINEETNEAKSLVRISEQNGVLTGKVEKILNPAKQDAICEECDGDKKNQPILGMTIIEGATDAGDGSWQDGEILDPNSGKTYTLKLTPQEQGQVLEVRGYIAFFYRNQYWQRVE; encoded by the coding sequence ATGTTACGTTTATCTATAACTTTAAGTGCATTACTTTTCTCTCAATATACTTTTGCTGCGTTGAGTCCTGTGGGACTTTGGAAAACAATAAATGAAGAGACAAACGAAGCAAAATCACTGGTACGCATTAGCGAACAAAATGGCGTATTAACAGGGAAAGTAGAAAAAATTCTCAATCCAGCAAAGCAGGATGCTATTTGTGAAGAATGCGATGGTGATAAAAAAAACCAACCAATTCTTGGCATGACAATAATTGAAGGTGCAACCGATGCGGGAGATGGAAGCTGGCAAGATGGTGAGATTCTTGACCCGAATAGCGGTAAGACCTATACCTTAAAACTAACGCCACAAGAGCAAGGTCAAGTACTTGAAGTTCGCGGTTATATTGCTTTTTTCTACCGTAACCAGTATTGGCAGCGTGTAGAGTAA
- a CDS encoding tRNA1(Val) (adenine(37)-N6)-methyltransferase — translation MSGFVFKQFTVEQTRSAMKVSTDGILLGAWAELANAKSLLDIGTGTGLLALMAKQRAPKAKVVAIEVDAEACIDAKFNFANSPWPEICLHHGAIQSFQSTQPFDVIITNPPYFNASLKGDNEARNTARHTDGLGFSELIECCTKLSHANTLLNVILPCKEASSFIEQAKCKGWNLARMCNVRTTLKKSPSRSLMLFSLQPEVCQTSSLTIHAAEGGYSDEYVSLCKDFYLKM, via the coding sequence ATGTCAGGCTTTGTGTTTAAACAATTTACAGTTGAGCAAACTCGTTCTGCGATGAAGGTTTCGACAGATGGTATTTTATTAGGTGCTTGGGCTGAATTGGCAAATGCAAAATCCCTTCTCGATATAGGTACAGGAACGGGGTTGCTTGCTTTGATGGCAAAACAGCGTGCTCCAAAGGCGAAAGTGGTGGCAATCGAAGTAGATGCTGAGGCGTGCATTGACGCTAAGTTTAACTTTGCAAATAGTCCTTGGCCTGAGATTTGTTTACATCATGGTGCCATACAGTCTTTTCAATCAACACAGCCCTTTGATGTAATTATTACTAACCCTCCGTATTTTAATGCGAGTCTAAAAGGGGACAATGAAGCACGTAATACGGCGCGTCATACAGATGGTCTTGGTTTTTCTGAGTTAATTGAGTGTTGTACTAAGTTAAGTCACGCCAACACCTTACTCAATGTAATTTTACCCTGCAAAGAGGCATCTTCTTTTATTGAACAAGCTAAGTGTAAAGGGTGGAACTTGGCGCGTATGTGTAATGTACGAACCACATTAAAAAAATCACCTAGCCGAAGTTTAATGTTATTTTCTTTACAGCCTGAGGTTTGTCAGACAAGTTCTTTGACTATTCATGCTGCAGAAGGCGGCTATAGTGATGAGTATGTTTCTTTGTGTAAGGATTTCTATTTAAAAATGTAA
- the srmB gene encoding ATP-dependent RNA helicase SrmB, with product MQFSEFDIDNKLLNAINKMGFDTPTSIQQQAIPEALQGRDILASAPTGTGKTAAFLIPAIQYLLDFPRRDPGFARVLIMTPTRELAYQIHEQCELLAAQTHLKIGVVTGGINYGTHKEIFESNNDILIATPGRLMEYLETENFHAENVEMLILDEADRMLDMGFRKEMLRICDEARNRRQCFLFSATLEGDSVELFAERILNDPALLEAESSRKEKGKIHQWVHLADDYNHKLKMLIDTLNSDDLQKAIVFVKTRERLETLIGALNNEGLRVAWLRGEMPQDKRMKAMENFHSGRNKILVATDVAARGIDVADISHVINFDMPRTADVYVHRIGRTGRAGKKGTAISFVEAHDVAILGKVERYIEQKLKRRVIKGLEPQHKEAKIPSKKKKDPIKMKAKKKAKVKAKKKK from the coding sequence ATGCAATTTTCTGAATTTGATATCGATAACAAGCTGTTAAATGCCATCAATAAAATGGGTTTTGATACGCCAACAAGTATTCAACAACAAGCGATCCCTGAAGCACTACAAGGTCGTGATATTTTGGCATCTGCCCCTACTGGTACGGGTAAAACAGCCGCGTTTTTGATTCCTGCAATTCAATACTTGCTTGACTTCCCACGTCGCGATCCAGGTTTTGCACGGGTGCTGATCATGACACCCACTCGTGAACTTGCTTATCAAATTCATGAACAATGTGAACTGCTAGCTGCACAAACGCACTTAAAAATTGGTGTTGTAACGGGCGGTATTAACTACGGGACACATAAAGAGATTTTTGAAAGCAATAACGACATTCTTATTGCGACACCAGGTCGCTTAATGGAATACCTCGAAACTGAGAACTTCCACGCTGAAAACGTCGAAATGCTCATTCTCGATGAAGCGGATCGCATGCTTGATATGGGCTTTCGCAAAGAAATGCTACGTATCTGTGATGAAGCACGTAATCGTCGTCAGTGCTTCTTATTCTCTGCCACATTAGAAGGCGACAGCGTTGAGTTATTTGCCGAGCGCATTTTGAATGATCCTGCACTACTCGAAGCAGAATCGTCACGCAAAGAAAAAGGCAAAATTCATCAATGGGTGCACTTAGCAGATGATTATAATCATAAATTAAAGATGCTCATTGATACGCTTAACAGTGACGATCTGCAAAAAGCCATTGTCTTTGTAAAAACACGTGAGCGCCTTGAAACTCTGATTGGCGCTCTAAATAACGAAGGGCTTCGTGTTGCTTGGCTACGTGGTGAAATGCCACAAGATAAACGCATGAAAGCAATGGAAAACTTCCATTCTGGTCGCAATAAAATTTTAGTTGCAACTGACGTAGCGGCGCGTGGTATTGATGTAGCTGATATTAGCCATGTAATTAACTTTGATATGCCCCGTACAGCAGATGTGTATGTGCACCGAATTGGCCGTACCGGTCGTGCAGGTAAAAAAGGCACAGCAATTTCATTTGTAGAAGCACATGACGTTGCTATTTTGGGCAAGGTTGAACGCTATATTGAACAAAAGTTAAAGCGTCGTGTTATTAAAGGATTAGAGCCACAACACAAAGAAGCAAAGATCCCGTCGAAAAAGAAAAAGGATCCTATAAAGATGAAGGCTAAAAAGAAAGCAAAGGTAAAAGCGAAAAAGAAAAAATAA
- a CDS encoding BON domain-containing protein produces the protein MNRFKLTVVLTSFCCIFLLACATQVSANTSVLTTSTSAQPRLQQLALQKLMSNPNFSIENLQVIVNGDTIELYGSTETGFKRALAQKFLEHSQGVNRVKNNLKVSQSNTANL, from the coding sequence ATGAACCGTTTCAAACTAACAGTAGTACTTACATCATTTTGTTGTATTTTTTTACTTGCATGCGCAACACAAGTTAGCGCTAATACCAGTGTATTAACTACTAGCACATCGGCTCAGCCTCGACTTCAGCAATTAGCTCTTCAAAAGCTGATGAGTAATCCTAATTTTTCTATCGAGAACCTACAAGTTATTGTTAACGGCGATACGATTGAATTATATGGCTCCACGGAAACGGGCTTTAAACGCGCATTAGCACAAAAGTTTTTAGAGCACAGTCAAGGAGTTAATCGTGTGAAAAACAACCTTAAAGTTAGCCAGTCTAATACAGCTAACCTTTAA
- the radA gene encoding DNA repair protein RadA, with product MAKSAKIEFVCTECGMNYQRWQGQCKCGAWNTLAEFKPSAGQSKQAASRAAVAGYAGGAGGGSKKINEVETAEAEKRLTEIGELDRVLSGGVTTGSVNIISGDPGAGKTTLLSDLIARMSKLMPSLYCTAEESLSQFKNRVNRLRLDYNQDELYLLSETSVEAIIEELDKNKIKFAVIDSIQAVVTETANGSPGSPSQVKSAAQALTQYCKQHDVTMFIIAHVNKNNEIAGPQTLVHIVDALLHIDTNDGQIRTLRANKNRFGDIDTVGIFRMCERGMLSVDNPSEIFLSGSSTESPGSAITCIRKGNRNLLLEIQCLTTETEAEFPQRVCVGLNMNRIKMLTGILRKHTKTKIFHDTFFNIVGGLKIDESETCIDLALVTALLSSLNEFVVPRTTCIMGELSLNGDVRPIDSGVPRVKEAAQHGFTEIFIPYRNYHKSMEGLGAKITPVKTVHELLSLIN from the coding sequence ATGGCAAAATCAGCAAAAATCGAATTTGTCTGCACTGAGTGCGGCATGAACTATCAGCGTTGGCAGGGGCAATGTAAATGCGGTGCTTGGAATACGCTGGCAGAATTTAAACCTTCAGCAGGGCAATCTAAACAGGCTGCAAGTCGCGCTGCGGTGGCAGGCTATGCGGGAGGCGCTGGTGGCGGTTCCAAAAAAATTAATGAGGTAGAAACAGCGGAAGCTGAAAAACGTCTGACTGAAATAGGCGAACTTGATCGCGTGCTTAGTGGCGGTGTAACGACAGGTTCGGTGAATATTATTTCTGGTGATCCAGGGGCAGGTAAAACGACTTTGTTGTCCGATTTAATTGCGCGTATGTCAAAATTAATGCCTTCTTTGTACTGTACTGCTGAAGAATCATTATCGCAGTTTAAAAATCGAGTTAATCGCTTGCGTTTGGATTATAACCAAGATGAGCTTTACTTACTCTCTGAAACCAGTGTTGAAGCGATTATCGAAGAGCTTGATAAAAATAAAATTAAGTTTGCTGTTATTGACTCAATTCAAGCTGTGGTAACTGAAACAGCAAACGGCAGCCCAGGTTCACCATCGCAAGTAAAAAGCGCAGCACAAGCGTTAACACAATACTGTAAGCAACATGACGTGACTATGTTTATCATTGCTCATGTTAATAAAAATAATGAAATAGCGGGTCCGCAAACGTTAGTGCATATTGTTGATGCACTGCTGCATATAGACACTAACGACGGACAAATACGTACCTTACGTGCCAACAAAAACCGTTTTGGTGATATTGATACGGTGGGTATTTTCAGAATGTGTGAGCGCGGTATGCTCAGTGTTGATAATCCAAGTGAGATATTTTTATCGGGTTCAAGCACTGAGTCGCCAGGTTCAGCAATCACCTGTATTCGCAAGGGGAACCGTAACCTCCTTCTAGAAATTCAATGTTTAACAACAGAAACTGAAGCCGAGTTTCCGCAACGTGTTTGCGTTGGATTGAATATGAATCGAATTAAAATGCTGACAGGTATTTTACGCAAACATACAAAAACGAAAATTTTCCATGATACTTTTTTCAATATTGTTGGCGGTTTAAAGATAGATGAGTCAGAGACTTGTATTGACCTTGCCTTAGTCACGGCACTGTTAAGCAGCCTCAATGAATTTGTTGTGCCTAGGACAACTTGCATCATGGGGGAACTGAGCTTAAACGGTGATGTCAGACCAATAGATAGTGGTGTGCCGCGAGTAAAAGAGGCTGCACAGCATGGTTTTACAGAGATATTTATTCCATATCGAAACTACCATAAATCAATGGAAGGTTTAGGAGCAAAAATTACACCAGTGAAAACGGTGCATGAGCTCTTGTCATTAATTAATTAG
- a CDS encoding PilZ domain-containing protein, which produces MAEDILLKYEDLVEELKAHLGTPQFDKLFKSKTASLTKPEQFLIKMEMSRLSQPVARFIDLRGQVTGQVRPYEHEGKQHFMDDMAIEVFEDAIKRHGGYTLAVYEAVMNTENNHRVMQKKANENTSSIEDNGDLPAKVIKFASYESRREERMNYSIKITVELDKSGKISASTSDISLSGAKIKLSPKYKVTKGQLIGLRLVGLEQDFELGLKNGIQYEVVAVEQVSREYNHVRLKRTFIENNEQFDSFLKSFIHGNKRRYKINLDNTLDAVVSKGYEQYYIPRVTSLYTFLSLQGNKLYPTLALTTENNAFIHRYFCDERKLSCLYSIINQQRIGHLLSTTDAVKEEYLYTFTHVVAGKIYYYSATRTELDSQPEIRNLFFGFGSQKESWQCFKLQLMPSHPEDSYIPLSLPSSAGKDIEKLNKPPSPRVQGLIKDVKYLLILTAVGSKYEQHTYQQRTFDKRLVNQLKQFGHTKHKTPPPLTPVALEYVNLRAHKRYLYKTAVSVAHNDKLISGYTRDLSVMGLQIECDNPVEFKKGDIIKLGLPDLQKITKKHDLSSLAYEVMAISKSLTTVNLKVHRLTDLPHMGIQFFTALIENNKDKLHACEESPKIPGLSTALRNMVTKSVCQLPLYFHKEAAHFKAGAIGLGLYPTPLHILLQNFALLNEQTQIDGFLSTDQITEVITPLIKDRSRQDPPLPFTLFVRFDPRKATINEAITSRCISEDDYQPQTLFIKKALKNDLVFIFRLYVSRTGRPDIDYLSNELKYVSQYALHKAKDLEEALWAVAGVGDVIDITDEALTHFDIDEVLKTEMNKRKKIWLKRVI; this is translated from the coding sequence ATGGCTGAAGACATACTGCTTAAATATGAAGACCTTGTTGAAGAACTCAAGGCACATTTAGGCACTCCCCAGTTCGACAAACTATTTAAATCAAAGACAGCTAGCTTAACAAAGCCAGAGCAGTTTTTGATCAAAATGGAAATGTCACGTTTATCTCAGCCTGTGGCTCGTTTTATTGATTTACGAGGTCAAGTTACCGGTCAAGTAAGGCCTTACGAACACGAAGGCAAACAGCATTTTATGGACGACATGGCCATTGAGGTGTTCGAAGACGCAATCAAACGCCACGGTGGTTACACGCTTGCTGTATACGAAGCGGTTATGAACACCGAAAATAACCACAGAGTAATGCAAAAAAAAGCAAACGAAAATACCTCTTCAATCGAAGATAACGGCGACTTACCTGCCAAAGTAATCAAATTTGCCTCTTATGAAAGTCGTCGTGAAGAGCGCATGAACTACTCAATAAAAATTACTGTTGAGCTAGATAAGAGCGGCAAAATATCGGCTTCAACTTCAGACATCTCCCTAAGCGGCGCAAAAATCAAGCTCTCACCTAAATACAAAGTCACCAAGGGACAATTAATTGGTTTACGCTTAGTTGGGCTTGAACAAGACTTTGAGTTAGGTTTAAAAAACGGCATTCAATACGAAGTTGTTGCTGTAGAGCAAGTGTCGCGTGAGTACAATCATGTTCGCTTAAAACGCACCTTTATTGAGAATAATGAACAATTCGATAGCTTTCTAAAAAGCTTTATTCACGGCAATAAGCGCCGCTACAAGATTAACCTCGATAACACCTTGGATGCAGTTGTTTCGAAAGGCTATGAACAATACTATATCCCGCGTGTTACCTCGCTTTACACTTTTTTAAGCTTACAAGGTAATAAGTTATACCCCACTTTAGCATTAACAACCGAAAATAATGCGTTTATACATCGTTATTTTTGTGATGAACGTAAGCTGTCATGCTTATATAGCATTATAAACCAACAGCGCATAGGTCATCTGTTAAGCACTACCGATGCGGTAAAAGAGGAGTACCTGTATACCTTTACACATGTGGTCGCTGGAAAGATTTACTATTACTCAGCCACACGAACGGAACTTGATAGCCAACCTGAAATTCGCAATTTATTTTTTGGTTTTGGTAGTCAAAAAGAAAGCTGGCAATGCTTTAAGTTACAATTAATGCCAAGCCACCCTGAAGATTCATATATTCCGCTATCTTTACCGAGTAGTGCAGGTAAAGATATCGAAAAGCTAAATAAGCCACCAAGCCCTAGAGTTCAGGGGCTTATTAAAGATGTTAAGTACTTATTGATTCTAACCGCTGTTGGTTCGAAGTATGAGCAACACACTTACCAGCAACGTACATTCGACAAGCGCTTAGTGAATCAATTAAAGCAGTTTGGTCATACTAAACATAAAACACCGCCACCACTTACACCTGTCGCACTTGAGTACGTCAATTTACGCGCTCATAAACGCTATTTATATAAAACAGCGGTCTCTGTTGCTCATAATGACAAATTAATTTCAGGCTATACTCGTGATCTATCGGTCATGGGCCTACAAATTGAGTGTGATAACCCTGTTGAGTTTAAAAAAGGCGATATAATTAAGTTAGGCCTTCCCGATTTACAAAAAATAACTAAAAAACATGACTTATCAAGCCTTGCTTATGAAGTGATGGCGATAAGCAAATCACTAACAACAGTTAACTTAAAAGTACACCGTCTTACTGACTTACCCCATATGGGCATTCAATTTTTTACGGCTCTAATTGAAAACAATAAAGATAAGTTGCACGCCTGTGAAGAGTCCCCAAAAATTCCAGGGCTTTCTACAGCACTAAGAAACATGGTGACTAAAAGTGTTTGCCAGCTTCCGTTGTACTTCCATAAAGAAGCCGCTCATTTTAAGGCAGGCGCGATCGGGCTTGGCTTGTATCCGACGCCATTACATATACTTTTACAAAACTTTGCCCTGCTAAATGAGCAAACTCAGATCGATGGCTTTTTATCTACCGATCAGATCACAGAGGTGATCACACCACTGATTAAAGATCGTAGTCGCCAAGATCCGCCTTTACCATTTACTTTATTTGTACGTTTTGATCCACGTAAAGCAACAATCAACGAAGCAATAACCAGCCGCTGTATTAGTGAAGATGACTATCAGCCACAAACCTTGTTTATAAAAAAAGCACTCAAAAATGATTTAGTGTTTATCTTTCGTTTATATGTGTCTCGCACCGGCCGCCCAGATATAGACTATTTATCAAATGAGCTTAAATATGTAAGCCAGTATGCGCTACATAAAGCAAAAGACCTTGAAGAAGCACTCTGGGCTGTTGCTGGGGTTGGTGATGTAATTGACATTACGGATGAAGCGCTTACTCATTTTGATATTGATGAGGTACTCAAAACTGAAATGAATAAGCGTAAAAAAATATGGTTAAAGCGTGTAATCTAA